One Bartonella sp. TP genomic window carries:
- a CDS encoding electron transfer flavoprotein subunit alpha/FixB family protein: protein MSILLYVEYDKENQALTESSEKALTAALKLQTCVTNSSIDLVLCSTELPQLGKLPIAKLFYAQNPIFTAQLPQNILPIILPLAKNYDYILAPDSINGKAITPFIAMHFDCAQISDIIEIIDGATFKRVIYTGSAVATVRSNDAKKIITIRTTSFAKTAVCADWPDYTVEKLNIVEQDKPVKLLKQQYNNQETQSLEKAKIVVSGGRALESKEKFEQQLKPLAQKLSAAIGASRAAVDAGFAPNDWQVGQTGKIVSPQLYIAIGISGALQHLAGIKNSQIIVAINKDAQAPIIKIADYAIIGDLFEIVPQLTKALE from the coding sequence ATGTCTATATTATTATATGTAGAATATGATAAGGAAAATCAGGCGCTAACCGAAAGTAGCGAAAAAGCCTTAACCGCCGCACTAAAGCTACAAACCTGTGTCACAAATAGCAGCATAGATTTGGTGCTATGCTCTACCGAGTTACCCCAATTGGGTAAATTGCCTATAGCAAAATTATTTTATGCTCAAAACCCAATTTTTACAGCACAACTGCCCCAAAATATACTACCAATAATTTTACCCTTAGCAAAAAATTACGATTATATATTGGCTCCAGATAGCATTAATGGCAAAGCTATAACGCCTTTTATCGCCATGCATTTTGACTGCGCTCAAATCTCTGATATTATTGAAATAATTGACGGGGCCACATTTAAGCGAGTGATTTATACTGGCAGTGCCGTTGCCACTGTACGCTCCAATGATGCAAAAAAAATTATTACCATTCGCACAACCAGCTTTGCAAAAACAGCTGTCTGCGCCGACTGGCCCGATTATACCGTAGAAAAGCTAAATATAGTAGAGCAGGACAAACCTGTAAAACTGCTAAAACAACAATATAATAACCAAGAAACACAAAGCCTAGAAAAAGCAAAAATCGTCGTTTCCGGTGGCCGAGCTCTAGAATCAAAAGAAAAGTTTGAGCAGCAATTAAAACCCCTAGCGCAAAAGCTCTCCGCGGCTATTGGGGCCAGCAGAGCAGCTGTTGACGCTGGCTTCGCGCCTAATGACTGGCAAGTTGGCCAAACTGGCAAAATTGTTTCGCCGCAGCTTTATATAGCCATAGGAATTTCTGGTGCTCTACAACATCTTGCTGGAATAAAAAATTCACAAATTATAGTAGCTATCAATAAAGACGCTCAAGCTCCTATAATAAAAATAGCAGACTATGCTATAATAGGCGATCTATTTGAAATTGTACCGCAATTAACCAAAGCACTAGAATGA
- a CDS encoding electron transfer flavoprotein subunit beta/FixA family protein, translated as MKILVAAKHVVDHNIQIRVLEDGNGVDIEHVKMSMNPFDEVALEAAISLKEQNIAKEIIVVSIGRKAAEQTLRTALAMGADRAILILSEHIIEPINVAKILSKIVEKENITLALLGKQSIDGESNQVGQMLSYKLEWPLASFASGLKIEKDIAIVKCEAENGSQEIQMPLPAVITCDLHLNEPRFVSMMGIMQARKKQIEEMDINSFGLDLSPHLEIIKFAPPQEHGNKDGAKILSTVAELITELKQHSII; from the coding sequence ATGAAAATATTAGTCGCCGCAAAACATGTAGTCGACCACAACATCCAAATACGTGTACTAGAAGACGGCAACGGAGTAGACATAGAGCATGTTAAAATGTCTATGAATCCATTTGATGAAGTAGCATTAGAAGCTGCAATAAGCTTAAAAGAACAAAATATAGCAAAAGAAATTATTGTAGTTAGTATTGGACGCAAAGCAGCCGAGCAAACGCTACGCACGGCCTTGGCCATGGGCGCCGATCGAGCTATATTAATACTTAGCGAGCATATAATAGAGCCCATAAACGTCGCCAAAATATTAAGCAAGATAGTAGAAAAAGAAAATATAACATTAGCTCTGCTAGGCAAACAAAGTATTGATGGTGAATCTAATCAAGTAGGCCAAATGCTGAGCTATAAACTAGAGTGGCCATTAGCCAGTTTTGCAAGCGGCTTGAAAATAGAGAAAGATATAGCAATTGTAAAATGTGAAGCAGAAAATGGGTCACAGGAAATACAAATGCCTTTACCCGCAGTTATAACATGCGATTTACATTTAAATGAACCGCGTTTTGTCAGTATGATGGGAATTATGCAGGCTAGAAAAAAACAAATTGAAGAAATGGATATAAATAGTTTTGGCCTAGATTTATCACCGCATTTAGAAATAATAAAATTTGCCCCCCCCCAAGAACATGGGAATAAAGATGGAGCAAAAATCCTATCCACAGTTGCAGAATTAATAACCGAGCTCAAGCAACATTCAATAATTTAA
- a CDS encoding electron transfer flavoprotein-ubiquinone oxidoreductase, with protein MTSSAKIEELFYDVLIIGAGPASLSAAIKLKQENTDISIAIVEKSSEIGGHILSGAIFDANSLTQLLPHWREDIHNPVKLKVKTDNNYILSRNYCFKIPKKLIPKYLCNEECYVISLSILCRYLADQAAQAGVDIYPSFPAKQLLFNETGAVIGVKLTDFGLDKNVQPTHNFVAGAQIYSKYILIGEGVKGSLAREAIEYFKLDKGRATPKYALGIKEIWRIAPEHHSAGTIEHFIKPRLSNNAYGGGFIYHMENNKISLGLVTQLDYSNPAISPYQLFQQFKAHKKIRNLLANGKKLAYGAKAISCGGWYSIPQLSFKGGALIGCSAGLLNGARMKGIHNAISSGIYSANYVAQALAAGRQHDRIEEIDNNWRQSEIAKDLYPARNFKYLWQKFSIILAGLDIWWLQIFNQNLFKNLQNQITKAAADYQRLRPARAAPHATSKTDSSYNNSIAESLFYANLTHSDNQPNHLYIKNMALQYSSELKIFGGPSALYCPAGVYEWQENEGKNTYVINSQNCLHCKTCEIKDPNQNIQWQCPQGGSGPNYTEM; from the coding sequence ATGACCAGCTCTGCAAAAATAGAAGAATTATTTTACGATGTATTAATTATCGGCGCTGGACCTGCTTCTTTAAGTGCCGCTATAAAGCTTAAACAAGAAAACACGGACATTTCTATTGCTATAGTAGAAAAAAGCAGCGAAATAGGGGGCCATATACTCTCTGGAGCTATATTTGACGCTAACTCATTAACTCAATTACTGCCCCACTGGCGTGAAGATATTCATAATCCGGTAAAATTAAAAGTAAAAACAGATAATAACTACATATTATCAAGAAATTATTGTTTTAAAATACCAAAAAAGCTTATCCCAAAATATTTATGCAATGAGGAATGCTATGTAATCTCTCTTTCAATCCTATGTCGCTATTTAGCAGATCAAGCAGCACAGGCTGGTGTAGATATATACCCATCTTTTCCAGCAAAGCAGCTTTTGTTCAATGAAACCGGAGCGGTGATAGGCGTTAAACTAACTGATTTTGGCTTAGACAAAAATGTACAACCAACGCATAACTTTGTAGCGGGCGCACAGATATATAGCAAATATATACTGATAGGAGAAGGCGTAAAAGGGTCATTAGCAAGAGAGGCGATTGAGTATTTTAAGCTAGACAAAGGCCGCGCTACACCAAAATATGCCTTAGGAATAAAAGAAATATGGCGCATTGCTCCCGAGCATCACTCGGCTGGCACTATAGAACATTTTATAAAACCCCGTTTAAGTAATAATGCTTATGGCGGTGGATTTATCTACCATATGGAAAATAACAAAATCAGTTTAGGGTTAGTTACCCAATTAGATTATAGCAACCCAGCAATTTCACCTTATCAGCTTTTCCAACAATTTAAAGCACATAAAAAAATACGCAATCTTTTGGCTAATGGAAAAAAATTAGCTTACGGAGCCAAAGCCATAAGCTGCGGAGGCTGGTATAGTATACCACAACTATCTTTTAAAGGCGGCGCCCTTATTGGCTGCAGCGCTGGCTTACTAAATGGCGCCAGAATGAAAGGTATCCACAACGCAATTAGCTCTGGTATATACAGTGCAAACTATGTGGCGCAAGCGCTAGCGGCTGGAAGGCAACATGATAGAATAGAAGAGATAGACAACAATTGGCGGCAAAGCGAAATAGCAAAAGATCTTTATCCTGCACGTAACTTCAAATATTTATGGCAAAAATTCAGTATAATCTTGGCCGGGTTAGATATTTGGTGGCTACAAATCTTTAACCAAAATTTATTTAAAAATCTACAAAACCAGATAACAAAAGCCGCAGCAGATTATCAACGCTTAAGGCCCGCCAGAGCAGCGCCGCATGCTACATCTAAAACAGATAGCTCATATAACAATTCTATAGCCGAATCATTGTTCTACGCCAATCTAACGCACAGCGACAATCAGCCCAATCATTTATATATAAAAAATATGGCATTACAATATAGTAGTGAATTAAAAATATTTGGTGGACCTTCTGCGTTATACTGCCCCGCTGGCGTGTATGAATGGCAAGAAAATGAAGGAAAAAACACCTATGTGATAAACTCACAAAACTGCCTACATTGTAAAACCTGCGAAATAAAAGATCCGAATCAAAATATCCAATGGCAATGCCCACAAGGCGGCAGCGGACCAAATTATACCGAGATGTAA